Proteins found in one Paenibacillus borealis genomic segment:
- a CDS encoding LytTR family DNA-binding domain-containing protein, which yields MKITIENVPEGAEPEIILRCNDPDESLLRLIYSVNSSSRKLIGMTDLQLHIINPRDVYYFEAVDHKVFIYCHEKVYESRLKLYELEMDYEHGDFFRASKSTILNIAKIKSLSPVLYGRYEALLQNGEKVYISRQYVPVLKQKLGL from the coding sequence ATGAAGATCACAATTGAGAACGTTCCGGAGGGAGCAGAGCCTGAAATTATCCTAAGGTGCAACGACCCGGATGAATCCTTGCTCAGGTTAATCTACTCGGTGAACTCCAGCTCCAGAAAGCTGATCGGCATGACCGATTTGCAGCTGCATATTATTAATCCGCGGGATGTGTATTACTTCGAGGCGGTGGATCATAAAGTGTTCATTTATTGCCATGAGAAGGTGTATGAGTCCAGGCTGAAGCTCTATGAGCTGGAGATGGATTACGAGCACGGTGACTTTTTCAGAGCCTCCAAATCGACCATCCTGAATATTGCCAAAATCAAATCACTGAGTCCGGTACTCTACGGAAGATACGAAGCGCTGCTGCAAAACGGTGAAAAGGTCTATATCTCCAGACAGTATGTCCCTGTGCTTAAACAAAAATTAGGGTTATAG
- a CDS encoding nucleotidyltransferase domain-containing protein, with protein sequence MNRSISGQAELQNRYKGAVDSFVDRVKSDLNVIAVILCGSLAYDQVWEKSDIDMAIIVRDQPLQQNSYCLIEDGITINVHLHTRSMFKRGFEKMIGASIPQAYFAMGQIVYSADDSLYGYFEEFKKLGSNDIALSLLRDAGELISLFHKSRKWLTVRGDLLYAQFYLLKAADLIAKMEVCSQGEPPIRESILKILARKPEQLAPFYTDAMSRFMNEAEIGSAIEEMGRFIDGKLSILQRPVLDFLADGEIRTVTLFAKHFSMDSHYLVDILEYLADKGIIGKVSQTIRITPKSRPSVEEIGYMYIP encoded by the coding sequence GTGAACAGGAGTATAAGTGGGCAAGCAGAACTGCAGAACCGTTATAAAGGTGCAGTGGACAGCTTTGTGGACCGGGTGAAGAGTGACCTGAACGTCATTGCAGTGATACTGTGCGGAAGCCTCGCTTACGATCAGGTATGGGAGAAAAGCGATATCGATATGGCTATCATTGTACGGGATCAGCCGCTCCAGCAGAACTCCTATTGCCTCATTGAGGACGGGATTACGATTAATGTTCATCTGCATACCCGGAGTATGTTTAAAAGAGGATTTGAGAAAATGATCGGCGCTTCCATCCCGCAGGCTTATTTCGCCATGGGACAGATCGTTTATTCGGCGGATGACAGCCTGTACGGGTATTTCGAGGAATTCAAGAAGCTGGGGAGCAACGATATTGCCTTATCTTTATTAAGGGACGCTGGTGAACTGATCTCTCTGTTTCATAAAAGCCGGAAATGGCTCACCGTGCGCGGGGATCTATTGTATGCCCAATTTTATCTGCTGAAGGCCGCGGATTTGATCGCCAAGATGGAAGTCTGCTCGCAGGGCGAACCTCCGATACGGGAATCCATTCTGAAGATTCTGGCTAGAAAACCTGAACAGCTGGCCCCCTTTTATACGGATGCGATGTCCCGCTTTATGAATGAGGCTGAAATAGGGAGTGCTATTGAAGAGATGGGACGGTTTATCGACGGGAAGCTAAGCATCCTGCAGAGACCTGTACTGGATTTCCTGGCAGACGGTGAGATCAGAACCGTGACCTTGTTTGCTAAGCATTTTAGTATGGACAGCCATTATCTGGTGGACATTCTGGAGTATCTGGCGGATAAGGGGATCATCGGGAAGGTGTCGCAGACCATCCGCATCACCCCGAAGAGCAGGCCGTCTGTTGAAGAAATCGGTTATATGTACATCCCCTAA
- the uvrA gene encoding excinuclease ABC subunit UvrA, with the protein MSIRTSIEISGARQNNLKNISVEIPRDQLTVITGVSGSGKSSLAFDVIFGEGQRRFLDSISNFAKGRISQLKKAKVDSVRGLSPVIAIEQKKGNHNPRSTVGTVTDTNDYLRLLFATAGTGHCPDCSQPLRQLSAAQIAEHISSLPEGTVIELRAPVYKIYGEEYSYTFQKLREQGFKHLLVDDMPFSLADESGLDESLFYRIEMIIDRFTLKDETYIQLTKSIESAMLALDEDIMIKVEIIGGTGEGEAKGFYEHFGCPEHHYFLCDMQPFHFSFNTPASACHTCLGVGMSYAVEPRFLVVAPEKSINKGALKNTVFNTAGKDSYRTVLMYSLSEKYGFSLDVPFHELPASVHDLLFYGTKGELVPMLQPPNSAKKNWMTGRDRPFGGFVQEMESWYKHYIRKSSTSEAFEPAFIKDCMIEKVCPECSGVRLKRQRLQITVGNKNIDQLSRMQLHELLGFLNTLSFEPAIREIADTIVRELQTRISLLIEIGLHYISLGRRSDSISGGEMQRIKMSTQISSELMGMLYIMDEPSIGLHPRDSHRVIDTMMKLRDLGNTIIVVEHDMDTISSADHIIEIGPGPGIHGGNVVACGSVDSIMDQPESVTGQYLSGKAFIPVPEARRRLGDAFLSIQGARENNLKNVDLDIPLGVLICVTGVSGSGKSSMINGILSKQLRIDKTSARIVAGEHDFLFGADQLNHVINIDQTAIGRNSKSNPATYIGIYDKIRDLYAMQPEAAARGYQPIDFSLTHANGTRCEHCAGDGILVTNLQFMADIETLCPVCKGSRFSEEGLEITIRGKSIAGVLEMTVEEAADFFGEHKYLKHKLAIMNELGLGYLTLGQSSTTLSGGEAQRVKLAYELAKIKKGAHNLYILDEPTTGLHLEDIKKLLVALNKLVDSGHSVLVIEHHLDVIKSADYIIDMGPEGGDQGGYVVAEGTPEQVAEVEASHTGRYLRSVLGAAARR; encoded by the coding sequence GTGTCTATCCGCACATCGATTGAAATTTCGGGAGCGCGGCAGAATAATCTCAAGAACATATCCGTGGAGATCCCGCGTGACCAGTTGACTGTCATTACAGGAGTGTCCGGCTCGGGCAAATCCTCGCTCGCCTTTGATGTCATCTTTGGAGAAGGGCAGCGGAGATTCCTGGACTCGATATCGAACTTCGCCAAGGGGCGCATCAGCCAGCTGAAGAAGGCGAAGGTGGATTCAGTAAGGGGCTTATCCCCGGTAATCGCGATTGAGCAGAAAAAGGGCAACCATAACCCCCGCTCCACGGTCGGTACGGTAACGGATACCAATGATTATCTGCGGCTGCTGTTCGCCACTGCAGGTACCGGGCATTGTCCAGATTGCAGCCAGCCGCTCAGGCAATTATCCGCTGCCCAGATTGCCGAGCATATATCCTCGCTGCCGGAGGGAACCGTCATAGAACTGCGGGCGCCGGTCTACAAGATTTATGGCGAGGAGTACAGCTATACCTTCCAGAAGCTGCGGGAACAGGGCTTCAAGCATCTGCTTGTCGACGATATGCCTTTCTCACTGGCTGATGAGTCCGGACTGGACGAGAGCCTTTTCTACCGGATCGAGATGATTATTGACCGGTTCACCCTGAAGGATGAAACATATATTCAGCTGACCAAATCCATAGAGTCGGCGATGCTGGCGCTGGATGAGGATATTATGATTAAAGTAGAGATCATTGGAGGGACTGGTGAAGGAGAGGCTAAGGGCTTCTACGAGCACTTCGGCTGCCCGGAGCATCATTACTTCCTCTGTGATATGCAGCCTTTTCATTTCTCCTTCAATACGCCAGCGAGCGCCTGTCATACCTGTCTTGGGGTAGGGATGTCGTATGCGGTAGAACCCCGTTTTCTGGTGGTGGCCCCTGAGAAAAGCATTAATAAAGGCGCGCTGAAGAACACTGTGTTCAATACCGCCGGCAAGGACAGTTACCGTACAGTGCTGATGTACAGCTTATCGGAGAAATATGGCTTCAGTCTGGATGTCCCGTTTCATGAGCTGCCGGCCTCTGTTCATGATCTGCTATTCTACGGTACCAAGGGCGAGCTTGTTCCTATGCTTCAACCGCCGAATTCCGCCAAGAAGAACTGGATGACCGGCCGGGACCGGCCGTTTGGCGGCTTCGTCCAGGAAATGGAGAGCTGGTATAAGCACTACATCCGCAAGTCCTCAACCTCGGAGGCCTTCGAGCCGGCGTTCATCAAAGACTGCATGATCGAGAAGGTCTGCCCGGAATGCAGCGGCGTGAGACTCAAGCGGCAGCGGCTGCAGATTACGGTGGGGAATAAGAATATTGACCAGCTCAGCCGGATGCAGCTTCATGAGCTGCTTGGGTTTCTGAATACCTTAAGCTTCGAGCCGGCCATCCGTGAGATCGCGGACACGATCGTCCGTGAGCTGCAGACGCGGATCTCGCTGCTGATTGAAATCGGGCTTCATTACATCAGCCTGGGCCGGAGAAGCGACAGCATTTCGGGCGGTGAGATGCAGCGGATCAAAATGTCCACCCAGATCAGCAGTGAGCTGATGGGGATGCTGTATATCATGGATGAGCCAAGCATCGGCCTGCATCCGCGGGATTCCCACCGGGTCATCGATACGATGATGAAGCTGCGTGATCTCGGCAATACGATCATTGTAGTTGAGCATGATATGGATACGATCAGCAGTGCGGACCATATCATCGAGATCGGTCCGGGTCCCGGCATCCATGGCGGAAATGTGGTTGCCTGCGGAAGTGTGGACAGTATCATGGACCAGCCGGAGTCAGTCACCGGGCAGTACTTATCGGGCAAGGCGTTCATTCCTGTTCCTGAAGCGCGGCGCAGACTGGGCGATGCCTTTCTGTCGATCCAGGGAGCGCGCGAGAACAATCTGAAGAATGTAGATTTGGATATCCCGCTTGGTGTGCTGATCTGTGTAACCGGAGTCTCTGGTTCAGGCAAAAGCTCGATGATCAACGGGATTCTCTCGAAGCAGCTGCGGATAGACAAAACCTCTGCACGGATTGTCGCCGGGGAGCATGACTTCCTGTTCGGAGCGGATCAGCTGAATCATGTGATCAATATTGACCAGACAGCGATCGGCCGGAACAGCAAATCCAATCCGGCTACGTATATCGGCATCTATGATAAAATCCGCGACCTGTATGCCATGCAGCCCGAAGCGGCAGCCAGGGGGTATCAGCCCATCGACTTCAGCCTGACTCACGCAAACGGCACGCGTTGTGAGCACTGTGCAGGAGACGGAATTCTGGTTACGAATCTGCAGTTCATGGCAGATATAGAGACGCTGTGCCCGGTCTGCAAAGGCAGCCGCTTCTCAGAAGAGGGCCTTGAGATCACAATCCGGGGCAAAAGCATTGCCGGTGTACTGGAGATGACGGTCGAAGAAGCCGCCGATTTCTTCGGGGAGCATAAGTATCTTAAGCACAAGCTCGCCATTATGAATGAACTTGGTCTCGGATATCTGACCCTCGGCCAAAGCTCAACCACCCTGTCAGGCGGTGAGGCGCAGCGGGTGAAGCTGGCCTATGAGCTGGCGAAGATCAAGAAGGGCGCCCATAACCTGTATATCCTGGACGAGCCGACAACGGGTCTGCATCTGGAAGATATCAAGAAGCTGCTGGTGGCGCTGAACAAGCTGGTAGACAGCGGCCATTCCGTGCTTGTCATTGAGCATCATCTGGATGTAATCAAGTCCGCGGATTATATCATTGATATGGGCCCGGAAGGCGGGGACCAGGGCGGGTATGTGGTCGCGGAAGGAACGCCGGAGCAGGTCGCGGAGGTAGAGGCATCCCACACCGGACGGTACCTCCGCAGTGTGCTTGGAGCAGCTGCCCGCCGGTAA
- a CDS encoding GNAT family N-acetyltransferase, with protein sequence MIGGANVHIVGRHARVDKIYIDPSYQGRGYGSKILSFLEGEYPAMRSWKLETSSRQLSNHHFYEKAGYTRIYESPGEFGYEKITGSLPAAKEQGTRFEDQRLSGAEFENCAMEGADFYNMNFEKSSYNNSNLHGSLFTDCNLSETRFTNLNLTGTLIADSRLSGSEIVLVALDGVHFHDTSLGASGKPARFERCDLAGSQFSGCDLSGVNISQCEISGLRINDIPVEKLLEAYAEVEKLNPS encoded by the coding sequence ATCATTGGTGGTGCAAACGTACATATTGTAGGCAGACATGCCCGGGTAGACAAAATTTACATCGATCCGTCCTATCAAGGCCGGGGTTATGGTTCGAAGATTCTCTCCTTCCTTGAAGGGGAGTATCCTGCAATGCGTTCTTGGAAGCTGGAAACCTCCAGCAGACAGCTGAGCAACCACCATTTCTATGAAAAAGCCGGGTATACGCGTATCTATGAATCTCCTGGAGAGTTCGGATATGAAAAAATCACCGGGTCCCTGCCGGCAGCAAAGGAACAAGGAACCCGGTTTGAAGATCAGCGGCTCTCTGGAGCGGAGTTTGAGAACTGTGCAATGGAAGGCGCGGATTTCTACAACATGAATTTCGAAAAGAGCAGCTACAACAACAGTAATCTGCACGGCAGCCTGTTTACGGACTGCAACCTGAGCGAGACCCGGTTCACCAACCTTAATCTGACCGGCACGCTGATTGCCGACTCCAGATTAAGCGGCAGCGAAATCGTGCTGGTTGCGCTGGATGGTGTGCATTTCCATGATACAAGTCTGGGTGCTTCCGGTAAGCCCGCCCGGTTCGAGCGCTGTGATCTGGCAGGAAGTCAGTTCAGCGGCTGCGATCTGTCCGGCGTGAACATCTCGCAATGTGAAATATCCGGCTTGCGGATTAATGATATCCCTGTGGAGAAATTGCTGGAAGCTTATGCTGAAGTGGAGAAATTGAATCCAAGCTAG
- a CDS encoding alpha/beta fold hydrolase, producing MRSYYIPNGSLALHVLESGERSTGLPSLLVVGGLWEPAERAIPLLSYLPGHVVAFSFRGRGLSSTPASGYDLEDHMSDIEAVVNHCGLTNYMVLGFSRGAAYSLGWSLRHQEQMKGLILVDQPPIHRGMSADTVEFWSSLVYQQVPLLNYIRREALQGMGHEAREVDFSAQLPQLIIPVTLFAGRNPESMIPSDISDEVMEKYRALLPCCTVVEFTQSGHMIPDEEQQKYVTEVERCIAETIR from the coding sequence ATGAGAAGTTATTATATTCCCAATGGCTCATTAGCGCTGCATGTGCTGGAGAGCGGGGAGCGAAGCACAGGACTGCCGTCGCTGTTAGTCGTCGGAGGATTATGGGAGCCGGCGGAGCGGGCGATTCCTCTGCTGAGCTATTTACCCGGGCATGTCGTGGCCTTCAGCTTTCGCGGCCGCGGCTTAAGCTCGACACCGGCTTCAGGGTATGATCTGGAAGATCATATGTCCGATATTGAGGCTGTAGTGAATCATTGCGGGCTCACAAATTATATGGTTCTCGGCTTCTCACGCGGTGCCGCCTATTCACTGGGCTGGAGTCTGCGTCATCAGGAACAGATGAAGGGTCTTATTCTGGTCGATCAGCCGCCGATACACCGTGGGATGTCAGCTGACACTGTGGAGTTCTGGAGCAGCCTTGTCTATCAACAGGTACCGCTTCTGAACTATATCCGCCGGGAAGCTCTGCAGGGAATGGGACATGAAGCGCGGGAAGTGGACTTCTCGGCACAGCTGCCGCAGCTTATCATTCCCGTCACGCTGTTTGCGGGCAGGAATCCGGAATCTATGATCCCCTCGGATATATCAGATGAAGTAATGGAGAAGTACCGCGCATTGCTGCCCTGCTGCACTGTAGTCGAATTCACACAATCCGGGCACATGATTCCGGATGAAGAGCAGCAGAAGTATGTAACTGAGGTTGAGCGATGTATAGCTGAGACAATCCGCTGA
- a CDS encoding GNAT family N-acetyltransferase: MEIRKAVVADAAVILENRLAFIEEVTHAVLPANFKEETYAYIQESLANGRLVCCIAIEQDSIISIAVMSTYEVLPTVGNPSGKKGYLYNVHTAAAYRRQGLSTRVLHTIIEEAERLGIAEIFLDYTADGRMLYEKLGFKHLEKEMVLKIRGLL, translated from the coding sequence ATGGAAATAAGAAAAGCTGTTGTAGCTGACGCGGCGGTCATTTTGGAGAATAGGCTTGCTTTTATTGAGGAGGTTACGCATGCTGTACTGCCGGCAAATTTCAAGGAAGAGACTTATGCTTATATTCAGGAGAGTCTCGCTAATGGCAGATTGGTCTGTTGTATCGCTATTGAGCAGGACAGCATTATCTCCATAGCAGTCATGAGCACCTATGAAGTTCTGCCCACAGTCGGCAACCCCTCCGGTAAAAAAGGATATCTCTATAATGTGCATACTGCTGCAGCCTACAGGAGACAAGGCTTGTCCACCCGCGTACTCCATACAATAATTGAAGAGGCTGAACGCCTCGGTATAGCTGAAATATTCCTTGATTACACCGCAGACGGGAGAATGCTGTACGAGAAATTAGGGTTCAAGCATTTGGAGAAAGAAATGGTGCTGAAAATACGTGGCTTATTATGA
- a CDS encoding amidase, with translation MLLNNSSLTEMMTGTDELETSLGHSLDLLMERFGQLEPHIRAFVPEADVEQRLRREKDLLLRTYSGAEAKPALFGIPVAIKDLLHVDGLPTRAGSQLSAELLTGAEGSLVTKLRALGAVIAGKTVTEEFAYNGPIATRNPHNTGHTPGGSSAGSAAAVAAGICPLAVGTQTLRSVIAPASFCGVVGFKPSYGRVPLDGVLLFSPSFDTIGFFTQDLPGMEAAAALLVPGWQAPPAVMSRKPVLGIPRGVYMELMSPEVKAAFTTQITVLEQLGYRIRHVDMPWKDEFIYGDAMIRFVQGELAREHERWFADHREEYGLPVQEAILRGKQIPDEELEQYRGQQMILRRDLKELMVQEGIDLWVSPAQGGTAPKVEENNTGWAGLAAIWGFAGSPSISLPAATIGNMPLGFQCIGTHGEDEALLAWARELWPHIAYNSAEA, from the coding sequence ATGCTGCTTAACAACTCATCACTGACAGAGATGATGACAGGTACGGATGAACTAGAGACATCGCTTGGGCATTCCCTTGACCTGCTTATGGAGCGGTTCGGACAGCTTGAGCCGCATATCCGCGCTTTTGTTCCTGAAGCGGATGTTGAACAACGTCTCCGGCGGGAAAAGGATCTGCTGCTGCGTACATACAGCGGAGCCGAAGCCAAACCGGCTTTATTTGGCATTCCTGTTGCTATCAAGGATCTGCTGCATGTGGATGGCCTGCCTACGCGGGCGGGATCGCAGTTATCCGCTGAACTGTTAACCGGTGCAGAGGGATCTCTGGTTACTAAGCTCCGCGCCTTGGGGGCGGTGATTGCCGGGAAGACGGTTACTGAGGAATTTGCTTATAACGGACCGATAGCTACACGGAATCCGCATAATACCGGGCATACTCCCGGCGGGTCAAGCGCAGGTTCAGCGGCTGCGGTTGCTGCGGGGATATGTCCTCTGGCGGTGGGTACACAGACGCTGCGCTCGGTGATCGCCCCTGCCTCCTTCTGTGGTGTAGTCGGATTCAAGCCAAGCTATGGCCGGGTTCCGCTGGATGGAGTACTTCTGTTCTCGCCTTCTTTTGATACGATAGGATTCTTTACGCAAGATTTGCCCGGGATGGAAGCCGCTGCAGCACTGCTTGTTCCGGGCTGGCAGGCGCCTCCTGCTGTAATGAGCCGCAAGCCGGTTCTTGGAATCCCCAGAGGGGTGTACATGGAGTTAATGAGCCCTGAAGTGAAAGCAGCCTTCACCACTCAGATAACAGTGCTCGAACAGCTTGGTTACCGAATCCGTCACGTGGATATGCCCTGGAAGGATGAATTCATCTACGGGGATGCTATGATACGGTTTGTCCAGGGAGAGCTGGCGCGGGAGCATGAGCGTTGGTTCGCGGATCACAGGGAGGAATACGGGCTTCCGGTTCAGGAAGCTATCCTTAGGGGCAAGCAGATTCCGGATGAGGAGCTGGAGCAGTACCGGGGACAGCAGATGATTCTGCGGCGTGATCTGAAGGAACTTATGGTTCAAGAGGGGATTGACCTGTGGGTCTCACCGGCCCAAGGAGGGACGGCGCCCAAGGTTGAGGAGAATAATACCGGCTGGGCAGGGTTGGCGGCAATCTGGGGATTCGCCGGATCGCCGTCAATCAGTCTGCCTGCTGCAACGATCGGGAATATGCCGCTCGGCTTCCAGTGCATCGGCACCCATGGAGAGGACGAGGCGCTGCTGGCATGGGCGCGGGAGCTCTGGCCGCACATAGCCTACAATAGTGCAGAAGCTTAG
- a CDS encoding S8 family peptidase, with product MTDKLWVQHHAAKLNRPLKHKIRKSYTSTVKPAAIPVIIQFKHPLTPAGIRALQKHLGTHAFPIKHQLPLHRAVASRVTLKCLKQVCCWSGVHKVYLDGIKKTTLNIATPSIGATAVERSRGLTGKGINIAVLDTGVYPHPDLTRPVNRILAFKDYINHRKCPYDDNGHGTHITGDAAGNGWSSKGKYKGPAPEAGIVGIKVLDKNGDGYDSTIIKAIEWCIARRKKLKLRILSMSFGGPVSPSAKDDILVQAVEKAVKAGLTVVIAAGNSGPGRRTVESPGISPSAITVGAVNDRRTVTQKDDRIAVYSSRGPAPGGKVKPDLVAPGDSVISLRAPGSQLVRELPGNKVGKKYFKLSGTSISTPIVSGAAAQLLQLRPCLTPCQVKALLKRNAFPLGLKPNTAGSGEIDVRFLKRRASKPAGK from the coding sequence ATGACTGATAAGTTATGGGTCCAGCATCATGCCGCCAAGCTTAATCGTCCGCTGAAGCACAAGATCCGCAAGTCCTATACATCCACGGTGAAACCGGCTGCTATCCCGGTCATTATACAGTTCAAGCATCCGCTGACTCCGGCGGGAATCCGGGCTCTGCAGAAGCATCTGGGGACACATGCTTTTCCAATTAAACATCAATTGCCCCTGCATCGCGCAGTTGCCTCACGGGTTACACTCAAGTGTCTGAAGCAGGTATGCTGCTGGAGCGGGGTTCACAAGGTCTATCTCGATGGCATCAAAAAAACTACATTAAATATCGCCACACCGTCCATTGGCGCCACGGCCGTAGAGCGTTCAAGAGGACTTACCGGCAAAGGAATAAATATCGCCGTGCTCGATACCGGTGTGTATCCGCATCCCGATCTGACCCGGCCCGTGAACCGGATCCTTGCCTTCAAGGATTACATTAATCACCGGAAATGTCCGTATGATGATAATGGACATGGCACCCATATTACCGGCGATGCCGCAGGGAACGGCTGGTCCAGCAAAGGTAAATACAAGGGCCCGGCACCGGAGGCCGGGATTGTAGGAATCAAGGTGCTGGACAAAAACGGCGATGGTTACGACTCCACCATCATTAAAGCCATCGAATGGTGCATTGCCCGGCGCAAAAAGCTGAAGCTGCGCATCCTGTCCATGTCCTTCGGCGGACCGGTCAGCCCGTCAGCCAAGGACGACATTCTCGTCCAGGCCGTCGAGAAAGCCGTCAAAGCCGGACTCACTGTAGTCATCGCAGCCGGCAACAGCGGCCCCGGACGCCGGACAGTGGAGTCGCCCGGAATCAGTCCCTCCGCCATCACTGTCGGAGCCGTGAATGACCGCCGGACGGTGACGCAAAAGGATGACCGCATCGCTGTCTACTCCAGCCGCGGACCGGCTCCCGGCGGTAAGGTGAAGCCTGATCTTGTTGCTCCCGGCGATTCTGTGATCTCCCTGCGCGCTCCCGGCTCCCAGCTGGTCCGTGAACTGCCGGGAAACAAGGTTGGCAAGAAGTATTTCAAGCTGTCCGGCACCAGCATCTCCACCCCGATCGTGTCAGGTGCGGCCGCACAGCTGTTGCAGCTGCGCCCGTGCCTGACCCCCTGCCAGGTGAAGGCATTGCTGAAGCGGAATGCTTTTCCCCTTGGCCTTAAGCCAAACACTGCCGGCAGCGGGGAGATCGACGTGCGATTCCTGAAGCGCCGCGCCTCTAAGCCTGCCGGTAAGTAG
- a CDS encoding alpha/beta fold hydrolase, with amino-acid sequence MKKQRRKRRIALRILGIGLLLIVLLIGGGFVFPTWTPGIKGSNSVSLLKQITINGTKQEVMIRGTDRSNPLVIFVHGGPGVPETPYVRKYQDLLEQNFTVVQYDERGSGKSYHFSEDYSNLSSEMLVDDLLALTDYLEQEFNQEKVLLIGHSYGTYIATQAASKAPDKFSAYIGIGQTANWVNSELESLQFMIGQARLAGNDAEAEELELLREPITTGDAITPRDKIREYGGAARLINDNADIFKGLLFGTEYNLLDAVRFFKGNSMSELNLQAELTEHDITELVDQLDIPVYFVMGQYDLMTSVNEARKYLDELKAPLKEFVVFGQSAHYPQFEEKEKFAQWLNETWAKLQQ; translated from the coding sequence TTGAAGAAACAGAGAAGGAAGCGAAGAATAGCTTTACGGATATTAGGGATTGGCCTGCTGCTAATCGTCCTGCTCATAGGAGGCGGATTCGTCTTCCCGACATGGACTCCAGGCATCAAAGGCAGCAACAGCGTAAGCCTCCTCAAGCAGATAACCATTAACGGCACCAAGCAGGAAGTGATGATCCGGGGGACGGACCGGAGCAATCCGCTGGTGATTTTTGTGCATGGCGGGCCGGGGGTGCCAGAGACTCCGTATGTGCGGAAATATCAGGATCTGCTGGAGCAAAACTTCACCGTTGTTCAGTACGATGAGCGCGGCAGCGGGAAGTCCTATCATTTCTCAGAAGACTATTCGAATCTGTCGTCAGAAATGCTGGTAGATGATTTATTAGCCCTGACGGATTATCTTGAGCAGGAGTTCAACCAGGAGAAAGTGCTGCTGATCGGCCACTCCTATGGTACATACATAGCCACACAGGCGGCAAGCAAGGCGCCGGACAAGTTCAGTGCCTATATCGGAATCGGCCAGACGGCTAATTGGGTGAACAGTGAGCTGGAGAGTCTGCAATTCATGATCGGCCAGGCGAGGCTTGCCGGCAATGACGCTGAGGCGGAAGAACTGGAGCTGCTAAGGGAGCCGATTACTACAGGAGATGCGATTACACCCCGAGATAAAATCCGCGAATACGGCGGCGCAGCAAGGCTGATCAACGATAATGCGGATATCTTCAAAGGCTTGCTGTTCGGTACGGAGTATAATTTGCTTGATGCCGTTCGATTCTTCAAGGGGAATTCGATGTCGGAGCTTAACCTGCAGGCAGAGTTAACAGAGCATGATATCACGGAGCTGGTGGATCAGCTTGATATCCCCGTTTATTTCGTGATGGGGCAATACGATCTGATGACCTCGGTGAATGAAGCGCGTAAATATCTGGATGAGCTAAAGGCGCCGCTGAAGGAGTTCGTCGTATTCGGCCAGTCGGCCCATTACCCGCAATTCGAGGAGAAAGAGAAGTTCGCGCAGTGGCTGAACGAAACTTGGGCTAAATTACAGCAATAG
- a CDS encoding AraC family transcriptional regulator: MDHYLLETLNTTTAYMEEHLLEPLCLDDIAARVNISKFHLLRIWKGATNTGLMEYVRRRRIALSLGDLLHHQNSIDFISAKYSFGSERAYNRVFKDEYQTTPAKWRRNPVPLNIMDRFNTGLLGRAAEGLVYFRSMSVLPAFSIAGHQMRINDRENASSLEATERAVHFFYHDRLRIENPVHKDVYIGFTSVPEPYEGSTLYQPSLQISTSSIIPPDMQVRHVQAHKYGVFTYIGLHRPEELSALTLQEVWKYIFGTWMPAAQIDLPEHFSFEWVNYAKCSKQYCECDLYFPVSVL; the protein is encoded by the coding sequence ATGGATCATTATTTGCTGGAAACACTGAATACAACAACTGCTTATATGGAAGAACATCTGCTGGAGCCGCTGTGCTTGGATGATATCGCGGCCAGGGTGAATATCTCCAAATTCCACCTGCTGCGCATCTGGAAGGGAGCCACGAATACCGGGCTCATGGAGTATGTCCGCAGAAGACGGATTGCGCTCTCCCTTGGCGACCTGCTTCACCACCAGAACAGCATTGATTTCATCTCTGCGAAATACTCCTTCGGCTCTGAACGGGCCTATAACCGGGTCTTCAAGGATGAATACCAGACCACACCAGCCAAGTGGCGCAGAAATCCCGTTCCGCTGAATATTATGGACCGCTTCAACACGGGCTTACTCGGCCGTGCAGCGGAAGGACTGGTATACTTCCGCTCCATGAGCGTCCTGCCGGCCTTCTCCATTGCCGGACATCAAATGAGAATTAACGACAGGGAGAATGCCAGCTCTCTGGAAGCTACAGAGCGGGCTGTGCATTTCTTTTACCATGACCGCCTGAGAATTGAGAATCCGGTTCACAAGGATGTCTATATCGGCTTCACCTCAGTTCCGGAGCCGTATGAAGGTTCAACCTTATACCAGCCCTCCCTGCAAATCAGCACCAGCAGCATTATCCCTCCGGATATGCAGGTCCGGCATGTCCAGGCACATAAATACGGTGTATTCACCTATATCGGCCTTCATCGTCCTGAGGAGCTCTCGGCGTTGACTCTGCAGGAGGTCTGGAAATATATCTTCGGGACCTGGATGCCCGCAGCCCAGATTGACCTCCCTGAACACTTCAGCTTTGAATGGGTTAATTATGCCAAGTGCAGCAAGCAGTACTGTGAATGTGATTTGTATTTTCCGGTTTCGGTGTTATGA